The Streptococcus downei MFe28 DNA window GAATAGATTGTTTGGGTCCCATCCTTGGTCGTTCGCCAAAACTTCCCTAACCTTATCGAAAAAGGCGTGCTTGAAGTCAGATGAAATATTAACCTTTGAGATACCATTCTTAACAGCTTCGGCAATCTGTTCATCAGGATTTGAAAAACCGCCATGGAGAACCAGAGGAACATCGACTTGCCCAATAATATCTTTCAGGATGTCAATCCGGATCTCAGGGGTAACATTCTTTGGATAAATACCGTGAGCTGTACCAATACCAAAAGCTAGGGTATCTACTCCTGTTTCTTCAACAAAGCGTTTGGCATCTTCTAGCTTAGTGTAAATACCATTCTTCAGACCATCTTCAACAGCTGTCCCTGTCTGACCGATTGTCCCTAACTCACCTTCAACGCTAACACCAACTCTATGGCACATTTCAACGGTTTTTCTTGTGATATCTACATTTTCATCCCATGACAGAAGTGAGCCATCAATCATTACTGAACTAAAGCCATTGTGAATTGCTCTAGCAACACTATCCAAGTTATCACCGTGATCTAGGTGAAGGACAAAAGGAACCTTACTATTTTTAATCCGTTGCAAGACATAGGCGAAGAAATCATCCTTACAGTAGAAAACTTCAGTAGGGTGGACTTCAATAATGGCAGGGGCATTATCTTCCTCACATTGTTCAATGACAATCCGATCCAGCTCCAAATTAGAAATGTTATAGGCACCAACAGCAAACTTGTTTTCTTTAACAATCGCTAGCATTTGTTCCATATTAATTAACATATTAGTTTCCTCCAATTTTTCTTAATTATTCAAAGGGCCCCGTTGTAAAATGAGGTGCAACAAAAAAAAGCATAATCTCTGTGGCAATTATTCCAAAAGGAATCAATTGGAATCAGACCCCAATAAAATTTGTTTTTTTATTAGCAATCCGACCAGAGGATATTAAGTCTCTAGAATACATTTACGAAAAACTTTTAGATTTCACAACCTCAAAGGCTCTTCAGGAGGATTTATTAAAAAATCGTAATTTGGAGTCCCTGAATAGAATTTTTAATTCATAATCAGGCTTCCTTACTTTCTAATTGTTATTTTAGACGAGCTAATAAGTACTGCCTTGCTATTAATACTAAGTAAAATCAAACCTAGCAATATAATCAAATACATAACTTTTTCGTAATATTACGTAAAAGAAACGAGCTTATCCTGATACTTTCGCCGTAGTGGTATTATAAGTGGTAGCTTTGACGTTACTTATAATGGGATTTTTGAGACTTGGGCTCAATCTTAGGAATGAAACTCCCCTACACCACTGTTGAAATAGAGAATCGGGCGATAGGGCCTCAATGCTCTATCGCCCGATTTTCTATTTTCCTTTTTGGGGGGTGACGGCTTTGTATCTTTATAAGGAGTTTACTTCCGTCCGTACTACCTAAAGAAACATCAAAATATAACTTTTGAAATTTATTGAGTATAAGCTCAACGAAAAGATAAAACAAAAAGCGAATACTAGAGTCTCTTCTGTCCTGCAGAATTCTCCAGTGTTCGCTTATTTCATCATGAGGCTGGGGCAAAAGGTCCTAACCTCCTTACTTTTTCAACATCAAACAGTTTGACCCCGTAGTTGATTTGTGATGAGCGACTTGACACTTTAGTGTTTGGTCACTCACATGCCAGTGAAACGGCGGTAATATCCTTATCCCTTGCTTGGCAAGGGATAGGTCCAAGTCAACTGTGCGGAGGCGGGAGTGTCTAGTCCAGTGGACTAGACAGCCTACGACAGGTCCCATTCAAACTCTTGTCGAGTTTGAATGGGGAACTTAGTAAGGAGGGGACAGTAGTTCGCAAAATAGCGACTACTGTATCAACTCTCTTGAAGCCTTAAAACTAGAGAGCAAGGGGAAATTGATTTCTCCGAAATCATGATTGAGTCCCACTCCCATTTTTTCTAGTCATCAATGGTAAATTTCAGACTGCCCTTGTGGCTGCCAATTTTTAGTTTGGAATCGGCCTTTAATTGGCCTGACAGGAGCAATTCGGACAATCTGTCTTCAACTTCAGTTTGAATGGTTCGGCGCAAGGGGCGAGCTCCCATTTCTGGGTCATATCCCTGCTCTGCCAAAAGCTTGAGGGCAGCTG harbors:
- a CDS encoding ketose-bisphosphate aldolase, whose product is MLINMEQMLAIVKENKFAVGAYNISNLELDRIVIEQCEEDNAPAIIEVHPTEVFYCKDDFFAYVLQRIKNSKVPFVLHLDHGDNLDSVARAIHNGFSSVMIDGSLLSWDENVDITRKTVEMCHRVGVSVEGELGTIGQTGTAVEDGLKNGIYTKLEDAKRFVEETGVDTLAFGIGTAHGIYPKNVTPEIRIDILKDIIGQVDVPLVLHGGFSNPDEQIAEAVKNGISKVNISSDFKHAFFDKVREVLANDQGWDPNNLFPVCIEEGKKVVHHKNQLLMPSVRLLSIMNCHHGGWNFYK
- a CDS encoding PTS sugar transporter subunit IIA; this encodes MISVAIIPKGINWNQTPIKFVFLLAIRPEDIKSLEYIYEKLLDFTTSKALQEDLLKNRNLESLNRIFNS